In the Deinococcus radiopugnans ATCC 19172 genome, CAGCGTCCACATGAACACCAGCGCCACACCGGAGCTGAGCACCATCCCGCTGACCATCCAGCTGAGGGCGAAGCGGGCTCGGCCCAGCTCGTCCAGGGCGCGGTATTGCCAGATCCAGATGGCAAAACCGCCCAGCATAACGGCGGCGCTGAACAGCCAGAATACGGCGCTGGAGGGCCTGAACCAGAGGCCGGAGAGGAACACGGCACTAAACACCACCTGATACGCCAGTTCGGCCTGCCGGGTGCGAGTCCACTGCCTTTCGCGCCGGGTGGGGCGTTCGCGCCCACGCACCTCCGGCCGGCTCACGGCTTCCCGGACAGGGGCCGGGCCGCCGTGCCGTGCGGCACCAGGATCAAGCCGTCGAACGCCTGGGACAACACGACGTTGGCTCCGGTGGGCTGGCCCGGCGTGTACAGTGCCCCCACGCCCGCCACACGAACCGGCTGCGCGAGCCAGCCCCTCAGCAGCGAACTCTGCAGGGCCTGCGCCACGTTCAGATAGGCGGCGGGGGCGTCCCCGGCAACCAGGGCGTCGAGGCTGTCGCGCGGCGCAGGCGCGGCACTCAGGATCAGGGGGCCGCCCAATTGCTGCGCCGGGTCACCGGAAACGGCGCGCAGTTCGCCGTCCCCGAAGGAAAAGCCCACGGTGCGGTAGCCCTCGCCCAGCGCCCGTGCCAGGTGCTGGCCCAGGTTGACGTAGGGCTGGCCCTGCGCCGGCACCTTGGCAATGTGGAAGTTGTGCGCCCACAGCATGGCCTTCTGCCCCGGAAAGAGAGTGTCCAGCGCCGTGCGGGTGTTGCCGAACATGGCGGCGTCGCGGATCAGGTTGGTGCGGCCAGAGTCGCTGCTGGGCACGGCCAGCATGGTGGCGCCCTGCCGCACCGTCTCGGCCAGATGCAGCAGCACCGCGCGGTCAGGGGTGTCCTGCGGCAACGCGGCCACCGCCTGCTGCAGGGCGGTGATCTGGGCGCGGATCTCAGCCTGCTGCGCGGCGGGCCGTTCGTTCAGCGTGAACCATGTGGGGGCCGGGAGGGCCAGCAGGGGGGCCAGCGCCGCCCTGACCCGGTCATTCTGGGGGGCCAGGCGCCCAAGCAGCGTCAGGCTCCCGAAGGGGTCTTGCATGTCGATGCCCACCACGCGCAGTTCCGGCTTCTCGCCGCGCGTGGCGTTGTACCCCCGCATCCAGGACAGCAGATCGCGCACCTCCTGCGTCTGCCACGTCCAGAAGTCGAAGGCGCGGGTGGCGGCGTCCGGATCGTTCGGCCCCTCGCCGCGCACGAAGCGGTCCACCTCGTAGCCGTCGTCGAAGTCGGCCTCGATAGCGAAGACCGTGAACCCGTGATTCCGGACCAGTTTGCGGAACAGCCGATCCTTGAGCTGAAAGTGCTCGGCGGTGCCGTGGCTGCCCTCGCCCGCGCCGATCAGCCGTGCGCCGCGCGCCAGTTCGGCCAGCCACGCGAAATCGCCGTCCTGCGCGCCCGCAGCCACCGAACGGATCGGGCGGGCCACCGTCAGCAGCGCCGCGCGGCGTTCGGCCAGTTGCGCGTCCGTCAGCAGCGGCGGGGCCACCTGCCGGATCACCTGCCCGGCCACCCGCGTTTCGCTTTCCAGCACGCGCGAAGCCGTGATCAGCCACTGACCGCTGACCTTGCGCCACGTGTCCTCGGCCAGCGCCGTTGCCTGGAACGCCTGCGACAGGCCGCCCGCAAAAACCGTCGCATCCATGTCCTGACGGTTCACCACGGTGGCTTCCTCGCCGTCCAGCGACACGTCCTGAACACGGATGTCCAGCTTGCTGACCTTCATGGCCTCTGGATTTGAGGCTGCCAGCACCGCCTCCAGCGTAAGGGCCTGATTGGTCACGTCCAGCAGCGCCGCGTCCGGCGCGTACAGCGAGCGGAGGGTCTGAAGGTCACCCGTCAGGTACGCCTGCCGCAGGGTGTCGTAACGCGCCTGAAGATCGGCGGGCAGGGTGGCGGACTGGGCCACGGCCAACTGGGAGGTCAGCGCGGCCAGGGCCAGACAGCGCAGCAGGGGGCGGGGTGTTCTCAACAAAGTCATGGGAATGCTCCTTAATGAAATGTCATGCTTCCTTGACCAAGGGTAAGACACCCTATTCTTTAAGTCAAGTAAGTTTGACAAATCTCGAAGCTTCAGAACCCTGCGCTGCTGCCTTCCGCCGCGTCAGATCACCCATTCGCCGCCACGCATCAGCGGCTCGCGTGTGCCATCCGCCGTGAGGCCGTCCACGTCCGTTCCTGGCGTGCCGATCATCCAGTCCACGTGGATCAGGCTGTCGTTGCCGCCCGCCGCACGCAAGGCCTCCTCGTCCTCGCCGCCCGCGACGTTGGTGGGGTAGCAGCGCCCCAGCGCGATGTGGCTGGCCGCGTTTTCGTCGAACAGGGTATTCAGGAACAGCGTCCCAGTCTGCGCCACGGGGGCCGAGGCGGGCACCAGCGCCACCTCGCCCAGATGGGCGGCCCCCTCATCCGTCCCGATCAGCTGTTTCAGGGTGTCCTCGCCGCGCTCGGCGCTGACCTCCACCGCCCGGCCGTTCTCGAAGCGCACCCGGATGCCCTCGATCAGCTGCCCCCGCGCGCTGAGTGCCTTGGAGGCCACCGCCACGCCGTCCACCCGCTCCCGGTGCGGCGCAGTGAAGACCTCGTCGGTGGGCAGGTTGGGCACGCCGTAGATGCCGTTTTTCGCCGCCTCTCCCCCACCCTGCCAGATGTGGTTGTCGGCCAGCCCCACGGTCAGGTCGGTGCCCAGTTCGCTGTGGAGGTGCAGGGCGTGGTACTGCTTCTCGGTCAGCAGCGTGGTCAGGCGCCGAAGCTGCGCCAGATGCGCGTCCCAGGCCGCCACCGGATCGGGGGTATCGGCGCGCGTGACCTTGAAGATGTCGGCCCACAGGCGCGCGACGGCCTCGGCCTCCGGCAGATCCGGGTACACGCGGGCGGCCCACGCCGGAGTGGCCATCGCCGCCACCGTCCAGTTGACCTGAAAGCTGCCGATGGCCTCGCTGACCTTGCGTCCGGCCTCGGCCTGCAATTTGCTGCGCCGCGCCACCCGCTGCGGGTTGACGCCCGCCAGCAGGGAGGGATCGCTGCCGACGATGCTGATAAACGCGTAGCCATCGGCCACCATGTGCTGCGACTCCTCCGAGACCCAATCCGGGAGGTACTCCACCGCCGCGTCCGAGCCGGCCTCATACAGCGCGAGGGCCAGGTGCTGATCGTTGTAGTCCACGCGCACGTCGCTGGCCCCGGCCCGGTACGCCTCACGCGCCACCAGCCGGGCCAGTTCGGCGGCCTCAACAGGGGCGTTGACCTGCACCCGGCCTCCCTGCGGCAGGTTAACGCCGGTGCGGACGAGCAATTCGGCGTAGCGGGCAAGCTGGGTCTGGAAGGCTGCTTCGGTTGAAGAGGTCATGTGCCTAATCTACGGGCTGGCGGCTTCAGGTGTACCCTCGACACGCCAGTACACCCCGTCCTTGCGGGCCAGCAAGTCCAGTCCGACCAGTTCGCGCCGCAGCGTAAAGAAGTCCGCGTGCCACTCGCCCAGCACAGCATTCACCTGTTGTTCGGGGTAGAGGCGGCCCGGCTCGAACAACCCAGCCAGTTCTTGCAGAACCACGTCGCGTTTCTTGCGCTGGGCCGGTATACGGGTCAATTTGCCATCCTTGATGAAGGCCCGCAATACCCGGACGCGATAGGGATCGTCGGCAGCAGGCAACGGCACTTCACCCCCAATCAGCTCGACCAGAGTGGCGTTCAGCGCCGTGCTGTTGGCACGGTGCAGGCGTTGATGACCGTCCTGCCGGGCCGTCATCAGCCCAGCCTCGGACAACTGGGCCAGATGATG is a window encoding:
- a CDS encoding erythromycin esterase family protein; the protein is MTLLRTPRPLLRCLALAALTSQLAVAQSATLPADLQARYDTLRQAYLTGDLQTLRSLYAPDAALLDVTNQALTLEAVLAASNPEAMKVSKLDIRVQDVSLDGEEATVVNRQDMDATVFAGGLSQAFQATALAEDTWRKVSGQWLITASRVLESETRVAGQVIRQVAPPLLTDAQLAERRAALLTVARPIRSVAAGAQDGDFAWLAELARGARLIGAGEGSHGTAEHFQLKDRLFRKLVRNHGFTVFAIEADFDDGYEVDRFVRGEGPNDPDAATRAFDFWTWQTQEVRDLLSWMRGYNATRGEKPELRVVGIDMQDPFGSLTLLGRLAPQNDRVRAALAPLLALPAPTWFTLNERPAAQQAEIRAQITALQQAVAALPQDTPDRAVLLHLAETVRQGATMLAVPSSDSGRTNLIRDAAMFGNTRTALDTLFPGQKAMLWAHNFHIAKVPAQGQPYVNLGQHLARALGEGYRTVGFSFGDGELRAVSGDPAQQLGGPLILSAAPAPRDSLDALVAGDAPAAYLNVAQALQSSLLRGWLAQPVRVAGVGALYTPGQPTGANVVLSQAFDGLILVPHGTAARPLSGKP
- a CDS encoding aminopeptidase, which translates into the protein MTSSTEAAFQTQLARYAELLVRTGVNLPQGGRVQVNAPVEAAELARLVAREAYRAGASDVRVDYNDQHLALALYEAGSDAAVEYLPDWVSEESQHMVADGYAFISIVGSDPSLLAGVNPQRVARRSKLQAEAGRKVSEAIGSFQVNWTVAAMATPAWAARVYPDLPEAEAVARLWADIFKVTRADTPDPVAAWDAHLAQLRRLTTLLTEKQYHALHLHSELGTDLTVGLADNHIWQGGGEAAKNGIYGVPNLPTDEVFTAPHRERVDGVAVASKALSARGQLIEGIRVRFENGRAVEVSAERGEDTLKQLIGTDEGAAHLGEVALVPASAPVAQTGTLFLNTLFDENAASHIALGRCYPTNVAGGEDEEALRAAGGNDSLIHVDWMIGTPGTDVDGLTADGTREPLMRGGEWVI
- a CDS encoding metalloregulator ArsR/SmtB family transcription factor, producing the protein MTTDLTVRAAFFRALSHPARLTLLRLTWNEALGGEKLAALTGLASATVSHHLAQLSEAGLMTARQDGHQRLHRANSTALNATLVELIGGEVPLPAADDPYRVRVLRAFIKDGKLTRIPAQRKKRDVVLQELAGLFEPGRLYPEQQVNAVLGEWHADFFTLRRELVGLDLLARKDGVYWRVEGTPEAASP